A stretch of DNA from Candidatus Poribacteria bacterium:
CGGGCGACCACTTCGGCGAATACATCCATCCGGAGCGCGGGTTGATCGACGCGCACGGGCTGACCGACACGAACTGGGCGGCGCTCGCGGCAGACGTCGGCGACCCCGACCAGCAAGCCAGCGCGTGGGAGCGGGTCCGCGACGAAGCCGGCTTCTACTATGGCGGCGTCCCGACCGGCATCGCGACGCGCCCGGATTCCTACGAGGAGTGGGAGTTCACCCATTCCGGCCACCGGCACGACCTCGCCGCGATGGGGCGCGTCTGGTATGTCGAGTGCTGGGCGCGGGCGCGCATGGCCGACGGCAAGGGCATCGCCGCGTCGCTCCAGCGCGTCGCTCGGATCGGGGAGGACAACGGCTACTACTGGCGCGAGCGCTACCATCCCCCGGACGGAACGCCCGCCGGACCCAACACCTACTGCGAGTACCCCGCGAACCTCATCCGGATCGTCCACCGGTTCCTGCTCGGAACGCAGCTCGAACTGGATGGCTCGCTGATCCTCAAGCCGAACGTCCCGTCGTCGTTTTGGGCAGCCGGGTTCGGACAGTCCATCGTCTGGCGGGACCGGAAGCTCGACTACCGCATGGCGCGCTCCGGCATCGAAGGGCAGTACGCTGGGAAGTCTGCGCAGCGGCTCCGCGTGCGCCTCGAGCGCGGGATCGACTCGAAGCCCTACGTGCTTGCCATCGAGGGCAGGCAGCCTGCGCCGCCGCGCGTCGAAGGCGGCTGCCTGGTCCTCGACCTGCCGCCGTCCACCGAGTCCGCCGCGTTCTCCTGCGCGCCGCTGCGTCCCTGACGGCTACTCCGGTTCCACGACGACGATCTCGCGGTTCGCCGGAAGGTCCTGGAGAATCTGGACGCCGCCGCTACCCCACCGCACCTCCAGCCGGTCGATTCTGTCAGCGCCGCCGAGTCCGAAGTGGAGCCGGGCGTCCGAGGCGCTCAGGTAGCTGGAACCCGTCTTGACCTCCTGGGCGTCCATGCGGTCCCCGGCCGTGACGGAGACGCGCGCGCCGATCCCGTCCCGGGCGCTTCCGCGACCCTCCAGGCGCACCCGCGCCCAGTTCCCGCCGCGCGGCGAGTCGTTCCGCAGAAGAACCGGCGCGCCCCCCGACGTTGTCACGACGACGTCCACATCGCCGTCGTTGTCGTAGTCGGCGAAGGCGGCTCCGCGCGACGCTCCTCGCCGGGCGAAGTACTCCCCCGCCTCCGCCGAGGCGTCTTGGAACAACCCGCCGCCCAGACTGCGGAACACCTGATCGCGTTGGGCGTAGGTCAGCGTGTCGGATGTCTGCTCCACGTTGTCGAGGATATGTCCGTTCGCCACGAAGAGATCGCGCCAGCCGTCGTTGTCGAAGTCGGCGAACCCGGTCCCGAATCCGACGTGCAGGTAGCTCTCGTTCGCCAGATGGGCAGCGTAGGTCGCATCCACGAACGACCCATCGCCCAGGTTCCGGTAGAGCGCGTTCGTCTCGTAGCAGAGGTTCGTGACGAAAAGGTCGATCCGCCCATCGCCGTCCACGTCGGACGCATCGACGCCCATGCCCGCCTGCGCGACGCCGTCTCCGCTGAACGCGCAGCCTGCGAGCAGCGCGGTCTCCGTGAAAGTGCCGTCCCGGTTGTTGATGAAGAGGTAGTTGGGTGTGTCGTCGTTGGCGATGTAGAGGTCGGGATAGCCGTCGTCCGTCACGTCGGCGGCGACGACGCCCAGCCCCTTGCCGTCGAACATCCCGCCGAGGTCCACGGCTCCGGCGGGCTTCGTCGCGTCGGTGAAGGTTCCGTCGCCGTTGTTCCGGTAGAGCCGATCCGGCTCGCCCTCGAAGTGGCGCGGATGGCAGTAGGTCCGCACCCCCTGCTCGACGCACGGCGGGTAGGACGCGTTCAGGTCATAGACGACGTAGTGACAGACGTAGAGGTCGAGATGACCGTCCCGGTCATAGTCGAACCACGCCGCGCTGGAGCTCCAGCCGGAGTCCTCGACGCCCGCTTGCGCCGTCGCGTCTGAGAACGTCCCGTCTCCGTCGTTGCGGTAGAGCGTATTCCGCCCATAGCAGGTGACGTAGAGGTCGGGATCGCCGTCGTTGTCGTAATCGCCGACGGCGCAACCCATCCCGTAGCCGGCGCGTCCGCCCACTCCGGCGGAAGCCGTTACGTCCTCGAACGTCCCGTCGCCTCGGTTCCTGTAAAGGGCGTTCGGCGCGGTGGACGATCCGAGCGCGTCCAGATCGCCGCCGTTCACGAAGAAGAGATCGGGGAGCCCGTCCCCGTCGTAGTCGATCCATGCGACGCCGGAGCCGAGCGTTTCGGGGAGCCGCCGCGCTTCCGAGCGGTCGCTGGTGTGCGTGAAGCCGATCCCGGCGTCAGCGGTGACGTCCGTGAATCGGATGGCGGGTTCCGCCTGACTAAGGCTCGACACGAGGCACACGGCGAGGATCGCCCATCGACGGGTCATGTGCCGTCCCGCGCGACGCGGAACCCCGTGAAGCTCGTCGCGACGCCGGGGCGCTGCGTGTATCGGCGCGTGACGCCGCCGTTCTCCGGCGGGTCCGTCCACGATCCTCCCCGCACGGCGCGCCAGGTTCCCGTCGCGGGACCCTTGGGATCGATGTCGCCTGACGCGCGGTAGTACGTCTCCGAGTACCAGTCCGCCGTCCACTCGCGGACGTTGCCGATCATGTCGAGCGCGCCGTAAGGGCTGGCGCCGGTGACGAACCGTCCGACCGGCATCGGTGTGGAACCGTCGCGCAACAGATTCGCGTGGAGCGTCGCCGTGCCGATGCGCCCATCGAAGGCGTTTCCCCATGACCACAGCCGACCGTCGGTTCCGCGAGCTGCCTTCTCCCATTCGGCTTCGGTGGGCAGGCGCATCCCCAGCCACGCGGCGTAGGCGGCGGCGTCGAACCACGTGACGCCGACGACGGGATGATCGGGCTTCGCCGCCACCGTCCGCGTCCAGGCGGCGACGCGATCCTCGTCCGTGAAGTTGAGAGGCGTGTGGCGGCTGGACGCTCCCCCGTCGGCGAGCCAGAAGGCGTGGTATTGGGCGTTGGTCGTCTCGGTCACGGCGATGGAGAACGCGGGGAGTGTGACGGCCCGGGCGGGGCTCTCGTCGGAGCCCCATTCGTCGGTGCCCATCAGGAACTCGCCAGCCGGAACCGGAACCAGCTCTAGCCTCGGAACAGACGGTTCTTCCGCGACGCCCCCTGCGAGCAACAGGAAGGACAGCGCCAACGCGCCGCTATGGGGAGACCAGCTTCTCAAACGCTCGGCGCTCCTGTTCCGCCTGCTCCGTCATGCCCGCCTGCTCGTACGCCTCCGCCAGGTTGGCGCGGAAACCGGGTTCATTGGGCTTCAGCCGCACGGCTTGGGAGAACTCGGCGGCTGCGCGCTTCGGCTGCTTCGCCTTCAGGTAGGCGGCTCCGAGGCTGTTCCGGTATTCGGGGACGTTCGGGAACCGCGTGACGAGCCAGCGGAACTGGACCAACGCCGATTCGGCGCTGCCGCCCTGCAGGAGCGCGTATCCAAGCGCCTCACGCGGAGAGGGATCGTCCGGCGACGCGGCGACGCAGTGCGCGAACGCGTTGGCGGCGCGCGTCCAGCTCGCGCGTCCGAGGTATCGCATTCCAAGCCGGAACCACGAGTCCAAGTCGGTCGGGT
This window harbors:
- a CDS encoding formylglycine-generating enzyme family protein, whose translation is MRSWSPHSGALALSFLLLAGGVAEEPSVPRLELVPVPAGEFLMGTDEWGSDESPARAVTLPAFSIAVTETTNAQYHAFWLADGGASSRHTPLNFTDEDRVAAWTRTVAAKPDHPVVGVTWFDAAAYAAWLGMRLPTEAEWEKAARGTDGRLWSWGNAFDGRIGTATLHANLLRDGSTPMPVGRFVTGASPYGALDMIGNVREWTADWYSETYYRASGDIDPKGPATGTWRAVRGGSWTDPPENGGVTRRYTQRPGVATSFTGFRVARDGT
- a CDS encoding CRTAC1 family protein, with amino-acid sequence MTRRWAILAVCLVSSLSQAEPAIRFTDVTADAGIGFTHTSDRSEARRLPETLGSGVAWIDYDGDGLPDLFFVNGGDLDALGSSTAPNALYRNRGDGTFEDVTASAGVGGRAGYGMGCAVGDYDNDGDPDLYVTCYGRNTLYRNDGDGTFSDATAQAGVEDSGWSSSAAWFDYDRDGHLDLYVCHYVVYDLNASYPPCVEQGVRTYCHPRHFEGEPDRLYRNNGDGTFTDATKPAGAVDLGGMFDGKGLGVVAADVTDDGYPDLYIANDDTPNYLFINNRDGTFTETALLAGCAFSGDGVAQAGMGVDASDVDGDGRIDLFVTNLCYETNALYRNLGDGSFVDATYAAHLANESYLHVGFGTGFADFDNDGWRDLFVANGHILDNVEQTSDTLTYAQRDQVFRSLGGGLFQDASAEAGEYFARRGASRGAAFADYDNDGDVDVVVTTSGGAPVLLRNDSPRGGNWARVRLEGRGSARDGIGARVSVTAGDRMDAQEVKTGSSYLSASDARLHFGLGGADRIDRLEVRWGSGGVQILQDLPANREIVVVEPE